From a region of the Fibrobacter sp. UWB2 genome:
- a CDS encoding glycosyltransferase, with product MNLLFNLVAVQPIHSAKFHGGGSYGEVIFWALVKRGAKFSCVYDSRKYLAPDIIAACEKCGIPLFDIAEKTPQQIIDENAIDAFYTPLYSLEGKWQIQVKRFVFTWHGVRALEMQYSWQGVGFAKKLAQKLEALVRYRDSWKKYFYAPKYRDLAARIADGRAECITVSEHSRASIKSFFPELLDKEIPVFYSPMLDYEPEGFLPPTVKTKKYFLLTSGARWEKNNLRAVKAFDELVTMMRSTNHEFDMKLVITGATNVKVYRKHIRNKDAFVFLGYVESKELEFLHKNAYAFIFPSLNEGFGYPPVQSMRYGVPVAASGTTSVPEVCENAALYFDPYSVSEIKNRMIQLLDSDIYAMYASRGLARYGEVHKRQQEDLEKAVAFVLGE from the coding sequence ATGAATTTGCTTTTTAATCTCGTGGCGGTGCAGCCGATTCACAGTGCAAAATTTCACGGTGGCGGCAGCTATGGCGAAGTGATATTCTGGGCGCTTGTGAAACGTGGCGCAAAGTTCAGTTGCGTCTATGATAGCCGAAAGTATTTGGCCCCGGATATTATTGCGGCTTGCGAAAAATGTGGCATCCCGCTTTTTGACATTGCCGAAAAGACTCCGCAGCAGATTATCGACGAAAATGCGATTGATGCGTTTTACACGCCGCTTTATTCGCTGGAAGGCAAATGGCAAATTCAGGTGAAGCGTTTTGTGTTCACGTGGCATGGAGTGCGCGCTCTCGAAATGCAGTATAGCTGGCAAGGCGTTGGCTTTGCGAAAAAACTTGCACAAAAGCTCGAAGCGCTTGTACGTTATCGCGACAGTTGGAAAAAGTATTTCTATGCGCCCAAGTATCGCGATTTGGCGGCCCGCATTGCCGATGGCCGTGCCGAATGCATTACCGTGAGCGAACACAGCCGCGCTTCTATTAAGTCGTTTTTCCCGGAGCTTCTTGACAAAGAAATTCCAGTTTTCTATAGCCCAATGCTGGATTACGAACCGGAAGGATTCTTGCCGCCGACGGTGAAAACGAAAAAGTATTTCTTGCTCACGAGCGGTGCCCGCTGGGAAAAGAATAACCTGCGTGCGGTCAAGGCGTTCGACGAACTCGTGACGATGATGCGTTCGACGAATCATGAATTCGATATGAAACTCGTGATTACGGGGGCGACAAACGTCAAGGTTTACCGCAAACATATCCGCAACAAGGATGCGTTTGTGTTCCTCGGCTACGTGGAATCGAAGGAACTCGAATTTTTGCACAAGAACGCGTATGCGTTTATTTTCCCGAGTTTGAACGAAGGCTTTGGCTATCCGCCAGTGCAGTCGATGCGTTATGGCGTGCCAGTTGCTGCAAGCGGTACGACGTCTGTGCCCGAAGTCTGCGAAAATGCGGCACTTTACTTTGACCCGTATTCCGTGAGCGAAATCAAGAACCGCATGATTCAATTGCTGGATTCGGATATCTATGCCATGTACGCATCCCGCGGCCTTGCCCGATACGGTGAAGTGCATAAACGCCAACAAGAAGACCTCGAAAAAGCCGTCGCCTTTGTCCTCGGTGAATAA
- a CDS encoding amidophosphoribosyltransferase: MGGFCGVISKEDCVCDLFYGTDYHSHLGTHRGGMAVLKSDGVFHRSIHNIQNTPFRSKFEHDLTHFSGKVGLGVISDTDPQPLVMTSKLGTFAIVTVGLITNIEDIKNELFRNNCMQLQFSTTSGMVGPTEVVSALIATQDSIIDGLKYVQDKVKGSCSVLIMDSAGRFYACRDKWGRTAVILGKKDGAMIALQESCALPNLGYEYVRDLGPGEVVELTPDGETVLVPPRKKMAICSFLWVYYGYPASSYEGRNVEMTRYRCGSALAKRTPTEADAACGIPDSGTSHALGYAHEAGIKFARPFVKYTPTWARSFMPQDQRQREHVASMKLIPIPGLIKDRRLVFCDDSIVRGTQLGKQAAKLYSMGCKETHMRIACPPLVYPCKFINFSRSKNEYDLITRRYIRDQEGENADLDKYTDPNGQPYKDMVEYIRKKLNLTSLAFQRIDDLIQAIGLPEEDLCTYCWTGKDYAETGDCYHCPCHCHDKEKEEDK, encoded by the coding sequence ATGGGCGGCTTTTGTGGTGTTATTTCCAAAGAAGATTGCGTTTGCGATCTCTTTTACGGAACCGACTACCATTCTCACCTTGGCACTCACCGCGGCGGTATGGCTGTTTTGAAATCGGATGGAGTTTTCCATCGCTCGATTCACAACATCCAGAACACTCCGTTCCGCAGTAAGTTTGAACACGATTTAACACATTTTTCCGGCAAGGTTGGCTTAGGCGTCATCTCTGACACGGACCCGCAGCCGCTCGTCATGACCTCCAAGCTGGGAACGTTCGCGATTGTGACCGTTGGTCTCATCACGAACATTGAAGATATTAAGAACGAACTTTTCCGCAACAACTGCATGCAGCTCCAGTTCTCTACAACGAGTGGCATGGTCGGTCCGACCGAAGTTGTTTCAGCGCTTATCGCTACGCAGGATTCAATTATTGACGGTCTCAAGTATGTTCAGGACAAGGTGAAGGGAAGTTGCTCCGTGCTGATTATGGATAGTGCGGGGCGTTTTTATGCCTGCCGCGACAAGTGGGGCCGTACGGCTGTAATCCTTGGTAAGAAGGATGGCGCCATGATTGCCTTGCAAGAAAGCTGCGCTCTTCCGAACCTCGGTTACGAATACGTCCGTGATCTTGGTCCGGGTGAAGTGGTCGAGCTCACACCGGATGGCGAAACGGTGCTTGTTCCTCCGCGCAAGAAGATGGCAATTTGTTCGTTCCTCTGGGTGTATTACGGTTACCCGGCCTCCAGTTACGAAGGTCGTAACGTGGAAATGACCCGTTACCGTTGCGGTTCCGCTCTTGCGAAGCGCACCCCGACCGAAGCCGATGCCGCTTGCGGTATTCCGGACTCCGGTACTTCTCACGCTTTGGGTTATGCACACGAAGCCGGCATCAAGTTTGCCCGTCCGTTCGTGAAGTACACGCCGACTTGGGCACGTTCGTTTATGCCGCAGGACCAGCGCCAGCGCGAACACGTTGCCTCGATGAAGCTCATTCCGATTCCGGGTCTCATCAAGGACCGTCGCCTCGTTTTCTGCGATGACTCCATCGTTCGCGGAACTCAGCTCGGCAAGCAGGCTGCAAAACTTTATTCGATGGGCTGCAAGGAAACGCATATGCGTATCGCTTGCCCGCCGCTCGTTTATCCGTGCAAGTTCATCAACTTCTCACGCTCCAAGAATGAATACGACCTCATCACGCGCCGTTACATTCGCGACCAGGAAGGTGAAAACGCCGATCTCGACAAGTACACCGATCCGAATGGCCAGCCGTACAAGGACATGGTCGAATACATCCGCAAGAAGCTGAACCTCACGTCGCTTGCGTTCCAGCGCATTGACGACTTGATCCAGGCTATCGGCCTCCCGGAAGAAGACCTTTGCACTTACTGCTGGACTGGCAAGGACTACGCCGAAACGGGTGACTGCTATCATTGCCCGTGCCATTGCCACGACAAGGAAAAGGAAGAAGACAAGTAG
- a CDS encoding MBL fold metallo-hydrolase, translating to MEIKAVRMFDHGFMNQAFAFGGEEGKDKFDEQIIYRSSLQNFLIDTGSEVILVDTGFVNDFEAPEKKLGAPLYMGEKLKDYTKAFAELGYRPDQVTKILITHKHPDHSAAIQYFKNAMVFVSPEDADAMKLEGPHIVRCTYKDGPYHNFPKCEKIANGIYFIEAKGHTKGNSIIVVENDGLFYMMHGDVTYCDAALKANKLSIVFEDIIAARETLDRVREFIANNPTVYLSTHCPEGYENLEMKRVMKL from the coding sequence ATGGAAATTAAAGCCGTACGCATGTTTGACCATGGTTTCATGAACCAAGCGTTTGCCTTTGGCGGTGAAGAAGGCAAGGACAAGTTCGACGAACAGATTATCTACCGCAGCAGCCTGCAAAACTTTCTTATCGACACCGGGAGCGAAGTCATCCTCGTCGATACAGGGTTCGTCAACGACTTTGAAGCGCCCGAAAAGAAACTCGGCGCACCGCTTTACATGGGTGAAAAGTTAAAGGACTACACCAAAGCCTTTGCGGAACTCGGCTACAGGCCCGACCAGGTCACGAAAATCCTCATCACGCACAAGCACCCGGACCATTCAGCGGCCATCCAGTACTTCAAAAACGCGATGGTGTTCGTCTCGCCCGAAGATGCCGACGCCATGAAACTCGAAGGTCCGCACATCGTGCGTTGTACATACAAGGACGGGCCTTACCACAACTTCCCGAAATGCGAAAAAATCGCAAACGGAATCTATTTCATTGAAGCGAAGGGACACACCAAAGGCAACAGCATCATCGTCGTCGAAAACGACGGACTCTTCTACATGATGCACGGCGATGTGACCTACTGCGATGCAGCCCTCAAGGCAAACAAATTAAGCATCGTTTTTGAAGACATCATTGCCGCCCGCGAAACGCTCGACCGTGTCCGCGAATTCATCGCCAACAACCCGACCGTTTACCTCTCGACGCATTGCCCCGAAGGCTATGAAAATCTCGAGATGAAGCGCGTGATGAAGCTATAG